One window of the Acidobacteriota bacterium genome contains the following:
- a CDS encoding protein kinase: MSLMIDPRDPSIPVSAGYCVVCGERLPGPDSESCPSCGAATRSTPGAGADSADGHPAAPAPSRFAASTTAEIGPEGFTPRQIPEHVGPYDIQAELGRGGMGVVYRAWQPSLKRTVALKVMLAGEFAGEHAVRRFIREAEATARLRHPHIVSILDLGEQDGKPYFTMTYIEGQTLEQAIRAHAVSLADGVAIVAKVAGAVAHAHANGIIHRDLKPANILLDGGGEPHVTDFGLAAQAREASSITGTGAVLGTPLYMAPEQVAGARHLVDERTDVYSLGATLYHVLTGCIPFPEEGAAPVLFSVLTREPKPPRAIRPDIPRDLELICLTAMAKERDRRYASMTDFRDDLERYQRGEAIRARPASLVYRLSKRLRRNRAVTVLSVLLVAVLIVAVGWTWFQQARTWFGWEEVFRDEFARTGLGPDYRPDAGAWSVADGELRGSGTGYVDISLVRPFAGNVRLAFDARVLPGSPKREIAVFLDGPDEDRSGYYFGFGGDYATTAIDRAGLEVRLAHSPAVEAGRRYEMVVTRKGNRVEIAADGEVLADYLDPFPLDPSAMTRLRFGTYDGGLAVDNLRVYQESVPEMLTATAVGDRLFERGQLAAARQEYEHIARDHAGKSIAGEALFKAGLCRLLEGDYAAARVAFEGVGRTPAEELYRNLAVLNTGAAFRLQGRYEDAFRHLCDLERHSADPDERYRLAGELQALSHAAWTHGQAETAFRHLRFIIDHFPGTEMAERSEMVLATNDPDEATRRRKLERFLARHPRPSKNQNNAFQLLAGSCLLLGDPAGALAAFDRHIAAYRGINTRFVLSGLLGKGLVLAATGRWADAEAVRNDMLALLPGDPLPARQARELDVFIARRQGEPDRAVRLLETAAADGAIHPAEELTLARLYRERGETERAEALWHRVAAGPPSEESKAAALFLGDLSPDAFRLDESVLYPYRCL, from the coding sequence ATGAGCCTGATGATCGATCCCCGCGATCCGTCGATACCGGTGTCAGCCGGCTATTGTGTGGTGTGCGGCGAACGCCTGCCCGGACCGGACTCGGAGAGCTGCCCGAGCTGCGGCGCCGCCACCCGATCCACGCCGGGAGCCGGTGCTGACTCCGCGGATGGACACCCGGCTGCCCCGGCCCCCAGCCGCTTCGCCGCTTCCACCACCGCCGAGATAGGTCCCGAGGGGTTCACCCCGCGGCAGATCCCCGAACACGTGGGTCCCTACGACATCCAGGCGGAGCTTGGCCGCGGCGGCATGGGCGTGGTGTACCGGGCGTGGCAGCCGTCGCTCAAGCGCACGGTCGCTCTGAAAGTGATGCTGGCGGGAGAGTTCGCCGGGGAGCACGCCGTCCGACGGTTCATCCGCGAGGCGGAGGCTACCGCCCGGCTGCGACATCCGCACATCGTGTCGATCCTGGACCTGGGCGAACAGGACGGCAAGCCGTACTTCACCATGACCTACATCGAGGGGCAGACGCTGGAACAGGCGATCCGCGCCCACGCCGTGAGTCTGGCCGACGGCGTGGCCATCGTGGCCAAGGTGGCCGGAGCCGTGGCTCACGCCCACGCCAACGGCATCATCCACCGGGATCTCAAACCCGCCAACATCCTCCTCGACGGCGGCGGCGAGCCCCACGTGACCGACTTCGGCCTGGCCGCCCAGGCGCGGGAGGCCAGCTCCATCACCGGCACCGGCGCCGTGCTGGGAACGCCCCTCTATATGGCGCCGGAACAGGTCGCGGGCGCCCGCCATCTCGTGGACGAGCGCACCGATGTCTACAGCCTGGGCGCCACCCTGTACCACGTGCTCACGGGCTGCATTCCCTTCCCCGAAGAAGGGGCCGCCCCGGTGCTGTTTTCGGTGCTCACCCGCGAGCCGAAGCCGCCGCGGGCGATCCGCCCGGACATCCCCCGCGATCTCGAGCTCATCTGCCTCACCGCCATGGCCAAGGAGCGGGACCGCCGCTATGCCTCCATGACCGATTTCCGCGACGACCTGGAGCGCTATCAACGCGGCGAAGCCATCCGGGCCCGGCCGGCGTCGCTCGTTTACCGGCTGAGCAAGCGCCTGCGTCGCAACCGGGCTGTCACGGTCCTGTCGGTGCTGCTGGTCGCGGTGCTGATTGTCGCAGTCGGCTGGACCTGGTTCCAGCAGGCCCGGACCTGGTTCGGCTGGGAGGAGGTGTTCCGCGACGAGTTTGCGCGCACCGGACTCGGTCCCGACTACCGGCCCGATGCCGGTGCGTGGTCCGTCGCCGACGGCGAACTTCGCGGGTCCGGGACGGGATACGTCGACATCAGCCTGGTCCGCCCCTTCGCCGGCAATGTGAGGCTGGCCTTTGACGCCCGCGTCCTGCCCGGCAGCCCCAAACGCGAAATCGCCGTTTTTCTGGACGGCCCGGATGAGGACCGCTCCGGCTACTATTTCGGCTTCGGCGGCGACTACGCCACCACCGCCATCGACCGCGCCGGGCTGGAGGTGCGGCTGGCGCACTCGCCCGCGGTGGAGGCCGGCCGGCGCTACGAAATGGTGGTCACCCGCAAGGGGAATCGGGTGGAGATCGCCGCGGACGGCGAAGTGCTCGCCGATTACCTCGACCCGTTCCCCCTCGATCCGTCGGCGATGACGCGCTTGCGGTTCGGCACCTACGACGGCGGGTTGGCCGTGGACAACCTCCGCGTCTACCAGGAGAGCGTCCCGGAGATGCTCACCGCCACCGCCGTGGGCGACCGCCTCTTCGAGCGGGGCCAGCTCGCCGCCGCCCGCCAGGAGTACGAGCACATCGCCCGCGACCACGCCGGAAAATCCATCGCCGGCGAGGCCCTCTTCAAGGCGGGGCTCTGCCGGCTGCTCGAGGGCGACTACGCCGCGGCGCGGGTGGCCTTCGAAGGCGTCGGCCGGACTCCGGCGGAGGAGCTCTACCGAAACCTCGCGGTGCTGAACACCGGCGCGGCCTTTCGCCTGCAGGGCCGCTACGAGGACGCGTTCCGCCACCTGTGCGATCTGGAGCGGCACAGCGCCGATCCCGACGAACGGTACCGTCTGGCCGGCGAGCTGCAGGCGCTGAGCCACGCGGCCTGGACTCACGGCCAGGCGGAGACGGCGTTTCGTCACCTGCGATTCATCATCGACCATTTCCCCGGCACCGAGATGGCGGAACGGTCCGAGATGGTGCTGGCCACCAACGACCCGGACGAGGCGACACGCCGCCGGAAATTGGAACGATTCCTCGCGCGCCATCCGCGCCCAAGCAAGAACCAGAACAACGCCTTTCAGCTTCTGGCCGGCAGCTGCCTGCTGCTCGGTGATCCGGCGGGCGCCCTGGCCGCCTTCGACCGGCACATCGCCGCCTACCGCGGCATCAACACGCGGTTCGTGCTGAGCGGCCTGCTGGGCAAGGGCCTGGTGCTGGCCGCCACGGGGCGATGGGCCGACGCCGAGGCGGTCCGGAACGACATGCTGGCGCTGCTGCCGGGCGATCCGCTGCCCGCCCGCCAGGCCCGGGAACTGGACGTGTTCATCGCCCGGCGGCAGGGCGAACCGGACCGGGCCGTCCGCCTCCTGGAGACGGCGGCGGCCGACGGCGCCATCCACCCCGCCGAGGAGCTGACGCTGGCGCGGTTGTACCGCGAGCGGGGCGAGACGGAGCGCGCGGAGGCGTTGTGGCACCGGGTGGCCGCCGGCCCGCCCAGCGAGGAGTCAAAAGCCGCAGCGCTCTTTCTGGGGGACCTCTCGCCCGATGCCTTCCGTTTGGATGAATCGGTCCTCTACCCATACCGTTGCCTGTAG
- the pxpB gene encoding 5-oxoprolinase subunit PxpB has translation MAPGDPVIRPASDHSLLVVFGETIAPAHHRAVVRLTARLLERRPEWLRDVHPAYATVLVCHDPLRIEATAAAEAVRRLWAEAAEAPEPPERVVEIPVRYGGVHGPDLADVAAHCGLSEAEVIRRHAAGDYRVYFLGFSPGFPYLGGLDEALATPRLATPRRRVPAGSVAIGGQQTGVYPVASPGGWRIIGRTPRRLFDPERTPPAELAMGDRVRFTPVDEAAFVAAAGGEAAP, from the coding sequence GTGGCGCCCGGCGATCCCGTCATCCGTCCGGCCAGTGACCACTCCCTGCTGGTGGTGTTCGGCGAGACGATCGCACCGGCGCACCACCGGGCCGTGGTGCGCCTGACGGCCCGTTTGCTGGAGCGGCGGCCGGAGTGGCTCCGCGACGTCCACCCGGCGTACGCCACGGTACTCGTCTGCCACGATCCGCTCCGGATCGAGGCGACGGCCGCGGCTGAGGCCGTGCGTCGCCTGTGGGCCGAAGCGGCCGAGGCGCCGGAGCCGCCGGAACGGGTGGTGGAGATCCCGGTCCGCTATGGCGGCGTCCACGGGCCGGACCTGGCCGACGTGGCGGCCCACTGCGGGTTGAGTGAGGCCGAGGTGATCCGGCGCCACGCCGCCGGCGATTACCGGGTCTACTTCCTGGGCTTCTCGCCCGGCTTCCCGTACCTGGGCGGATTGGATGAGGCGCTGGCGACGCCGCGGCTGGCCACCCCGCGGCGGCGGGTCCCGGCCGGCAGTGTCGCCATCGGCGGGCAGCAGACCGGCGTCTACCCCGTGGCGTCGCCGGGCGGCTGGCGGATCATCGGACGCACACCGCGGCGACTCTTCGATCCGGAGCGGACGCCGCCGGCCGAACTCGCCATGGGTGACCGGGTCCGCTTCACGCCCGTCGACGAGGCGGCGTTCGTCGCCGCAGCGGGCGGGGAGGCGGCGCCATGA
- a CDS encoding biotin-dependent carboxyltransferase, with translation MSRVRVLEGGFLTTVQDLGRSGWAHLGVPAAGAADAVSLRLGNRLCGNADGAPALELTLVGGAFAFEGPAQIALTGADFTATLDGRPAPMWAALAVAPGQVLQLGPARSGTRGYLCIRGGFAVPALLGSAATHLLIGLGGLAGRPLRKGDTLATGAAAAADAGPPRCVSPDVLARLFPAGPLRATAGPQAHFFGRATLDVFFSSPWRVRESSDRMGIRLAGPALERRRPDELLTEGVSAGAVQVPRDGQPIVLHVEHPTTGGYPKIAHVIAADGHRLGQLRPREEIRFEPVAPERAVALLREQTALLDTAIREAE, from the coding sequence ATGAGCCGCGTGCGCGTCCTCGAAGGCGGTTTTCTCACCACCGTCCAGGATCTGGGCCGGTCGGGCTGGGCGCACCTGGGCGTGCCGGCCGCCGGTGCCGCCGACGCCGTCTCGCTGCGTCTGGGCAACCGCCTGTGCGGCAACGCCGACGGGGCGCCGGCCTTGGAGCTGACCCTGGTGGGCGGCGCATTCGCCTTCGAGGGACCGGCGCAGATCGCGCTCACGGGCGCCGATTTCACCGCGACGTTGGACGGCCGCCCGGCGCCGATGTGGGCCGCCCTGGCCGTCGCACCGGGACAGGTTCTGCAGCTCGGGCCCGCCCGGAGCGGCACTCGCGGCTACCTCTGCATCCGCGGCGGATTCGCCGTCCCCGCCCTGCTGGGGAGCGCGGCCACCCATCTCCTGATCGGGCTGGGCGGTCTTGCCGGCAGGCCGCTGCGCAAGGGCGACACGCTGGCCACCGGGGCGGCGGCGGCCGCGGATGCCGGACCGCCGCGCTGCGTCTCGCCGGACGTCCTGGCCCGGCTCTTCCCCGCCGGGCCCCTGCGGGCGACCGCGGGGCCCCAGGCCCACTTCTTCGGGCGGGCCACGCTGGACGTGTTTTTCTCCAGCCCGTGGCGCGTCCGTGAGTCGTCCGACCGGATGGGCATCCGGCTGGCGGGCCCCGCCCTGGAGCGGCGCCGCCCCGACGAGCTCCTCACCGAGGGAGTCAGCGCCGGCGCCGTGCAGGTGCCCCGCGACGGCCAGCCCATCGTGCTCCACGTGGAGCATCCCACCACCGGCGGCTACCCGAAGATCGCCCACGTGATCGCCGCCGATGGCCACCGTCTGGGGCAGCTTCGGCCGCGCGAGGAGATCCGCTTCGAGCCGGTGGCGCCGGAGCGGGCCGTGGCGCTGCTCCGGGAACAAACGGCGCTCCTCGACACCGCGATCCGGGAGGCCGAATGA